Proteins encoded by one window of Aphidius gifuensis isolate YNYX2018 linkage group LG2, ASM1490517v1, whole genome shotgun sequence:
- the LOC122848310 gene encoding uncharacterized protein LOC122848310 has product MSTDFSENLYCIEQIKIPVTFPNILKIYAKAAIRTQPLDLLRWTSSYFHALAKGQPPPVKERFEYLPFTHPTGITPGYLRTLLNQFDRSSCNYESSSRIKVAFKTLFKRWQGIGLSSDLLYQILMIGRLLHTHNNKEIDLYRFLAVACGLLANNLRDTLILVCELFTDEPKGGSAMIPLRTMLSLYGYLAKLDCSGINPMLTNIKTSEFSQISSSFCDSDLLSTFNSRDTEITCTCEENKAETNLSDDMKLYSPEEITVDSDSLEEDDDDDKTRSSCSARLSIKIDKKSSTKIPENNYENEDYNNGIEHEEFTNFEEVTPTYNHDDNEQTTSSVDTMVFVDSKNTLENQDDEDNFIEENNTANDKSFESSFQHDNINEEIKESVAAAKSQINGDEINEVEGKINQTSSGVEIILPKKNFNNDTVNLEESCECCKCGINLSRTSVVKDDIIETSTIESSSSSSMSLENFFNINQKVNYNVPGIGPIVSDEHITRVKIWLIECAQRQQNLVGPRNFRHFLCPDLQGTENL; this is encoded by the exons atgtcaactgATTTTTCTGAAAATCTATATTGCATTGAGCAGATAAAAATACCCGTGACATTTCccaacattttaaaaatttatgcaaAAGCAGCAATACGTACACAGCCTCTTGATTTATTACGTTGGACATCATCATATTTTCATGCCCTTGCCAAAGGTCAGCCTCCACCAGTAAAg gaacGTTTTGAGTATCTGCCTTTCACTCATCCCACCGGAATAACCCCAGGTTACCTGAGAACCCTCCTCAATCAATTTGACCGTTCTTCATGCAACTATGAAAGTAGTAGCAGAATAAAAGTGGCCTTCAAGACCCTTTTTAAACGTTGGCAGGGCATTGGTCTTTCTAGCGATCTTCTGTATCAGATCTTGATGATTGGCCGTCTTCTACACACTCACAATAATAAGGAAATTGACCTTTACCGTTTTCTTGCTGTTGCCTGCGGCCTTCTTGCCAAC AACCTTCGAGATACGTTGATCCTTGTTTGTGAGTTATTTACGGATGAACCCAAGGGTGGATCTGCTATGATACCACTGAGAACCATGTTAAGTCTCTATGGATATCTAGCAAAGCTTGATTGTAGTGGTATAAATCCCAtgttaacaaatataaaaaccaGTGAATTTTCACAAATATCATCCTCATTTTGTGATAGTGATTTATTGTCAACATTTAATTCAAGAGATACTGAAATTACATGCACGTGTGAG GAGAATAAAGCTGAGACTAATTTGTCCGATGACATGAAACTCTATTCTCCTGAAGAAATAACAGTAGACAGTGATTCACTCgaggaagatgatgatgatgataagaCAAGATCTTCATGTTCTGCTCGTTTGAGCATAAAAATTGACAAGAAATCGTCAACGAAAATAcctgaaaataattatgaaaatgagGATTATAATAATGGTATAGAACATGAAGAGTTTACAAACTTTGAAGAAGTTACTCCAACTTATAATCATGATGACAATGAACAAACGACATCGTCAGTGGACACTATGGTTTTTGTTGATAGTAAAAATACTTTAGAAAATCAAGATGATGaggataattttattgaagaaaataacaCAGCTAATGATAAAAGTTTTGAATCATCATTTCAACATGATAACATCAATgag GAAATAAAGGAGAGTGTTGCTGCCGCAAAAAGTCAAATTAATGGGGATGAGATAAACGAGGTCGAGGGTAAAATAAACCAAACATCAAGTggtgtagaaataattttaccaaagaaaaattttaataatgatactgTAAATCTTGAAGAAAGTTGTGAGTGTTGTAAGTGtggaataaatttatcaagaacaTCAGTTGTAAAAGATGATATTATAGAAACTTCAACAATTgaatcatcatcgtcatcatcaatGTCGTtggagaatttttttaatataaatcaaaaagtaAATTACAATGTACCTGGTATTGGTCCAATTGTCAGTGACGAACATATAACTCGAGTTAAAATTTGGCTGATTGAATGTGCTCAACGTCAACAAAATCTCGTTGGACCACGTAATTTTCGTCATTTTTTATGTCCCGATCTTCAAGGtaccgaaaatttataa
- the LOC122848309 gene encoding phospholipase A2-like, giving the protein MSIIYLFFLLSIFWIYNINSLSVVIDYDSNEDENIFGEFKNRQQDRMIFPGTKWCGRGNISEGYDDLGYYEEVDKCCRSHDYCPDVIEGYESKHNLTNLKSYARLHCSCDEEFYDCLHDLDHMIGNQIGRMYFTLLHTQCFREDYPIVSCKHYSTFPKRCLEYELDESQEQIYQWFDVPCY; this is encoded by the exons atgtctattatttatttattttttttactcagtattttttggatttataatataaacagTTTGTCAGTTGTCATTGATTATGACTCAAatgaagatgaaaatatttttggagaatttaaaaatagacagCAAGATCGTATGATTTTTCCAG GAACAAAATGGTGCGGAAGAGGAAATATTTCTGAAGGCTATGACGATCTTGGTTATTATGAAGAAGTTGACAAATGCT gtaGATCTCATGATTATTGTCCTGATGTCATTGAAGGATACGAGTCCAAACACAAtcttacaaatttaaaatcttaTGCAAG GCTTCACTGTTCTTGCGATGAGGAATTTTATGATTGTCTTCATGATCTAGACCACATGATTGGCAATCAGATAGGTAGAATGTATTTTACTCTTCTCCATACACAGTGTTTTCGTGAAGACTATCCAATAGTCTCCTGCAAACATTATTCAAC GTTTCCTAAACGCTGCTTGGAGTATGAACTGGATGAAAGCCAAGAGCAAATATACCAATGGTTTGACGTACCGTGTTACTGA